One window of the Rufibacter radiotolerans genome contains the following:
- a CDS encoding DUF3467 domain-containing protein gives MAAEEQQGQINIELTEEIAEGEYANLAMIAHSHSEFVLDFIRLMPGIPKAKVKARVVITPEHAKRFLVALEENILKYEQSFGAIKQTPEAPSFPLNFGGTIGEA, from the coding sequence ATGGCTGCCGAAGAACAACAGGGACAGATCAATATTGAATTGACCGAGGAAATTGCAGAGGGCGAGTACGCAAACCTGGCCATGATTGCACATTCCCACAGTGAGTTTGTGCTTGATTTTATCCGGCTTATGCCGGGCATCCCTAAGGCAAAAGTGAAAGCAAGAGTGGTGATTACTCCAGAGCATGCCAAGCGTTTCTTGGTTGCTTTGGAGGAAAACATCCTAAAGTATGAGCAAAGTTTTGGGGCCATAAAGCAGACGCCGGAAGCCCCCAGCTTTCCTCTAAATTTTGGGGGAACCATTGGCGAAGCCTAA
- the rpsG gene encoding 30S ribosomal protein S7, with amino-acid sequence MRKAKPKKRILLPDPKYKETLVTRFVNYLMVDGKKSVAYRIFYDACDLVEKRTKESGLETWKKALNNIMPGVEVKSRRVGGATFQVPTEVRPDRKISLGIKWMISYARKRGEKTMMDKLAGEIIAAAKGEGAAVKKKDDTHRMAEANKAFSHFRF; translated from the coding sequence ATGAGAAAAGCGAAACCAAAGAAGAGAATTCTTCTTCCTGATCCAAAATACAAAGAAACTCTAGTTACCCGTTTTGTAAACTACCTGATGGTAGACGGTAAAAAGAGCGTTGCATACCGGATTTTCTATGATGCCTGTGATTTAGTTGAGAAAAGAACTAAAGAAAGCGGATTAGAGACCTGGAAAAAAGCATTGAACAACATCATGCCAGGTGTAGAGGTGAAAAGCCGCCGTGTAGGTGGTGCCACTTTCCAGGTGCCTACTGAGGTTCGCCCTGACAGAAAGATCTCTCTTGGTATTAAATGGATGATCTCTTACGCTCGCAAGAGAGGTGAGAAAACCATGATGGATAAATTGGCAGGTGAGATTATCGCCGCAGCCAAAGGAGAAGGTGCTGCTGTGAAGAAGAAAGATGATACGCACAGAATGGCGGAAGCCAACAAAGCATTCTCACATTTCAGATTCTAA
- the rpsL gene encoding 30S ribosomal protein S12 translates to MPTIQQLVRKGREALTSKSKSPALDSCPQRRGVCTRVYTTTPKKPNSAMRKVARVRLTNGKEVNAYIPGEGHNLQEHSIVLIRGGRVKDLPGVRYHIIRGALDTAGVNGRLQSRSKYGAKRPKPGQPAAAAGKGGKKK, encoded by the coding sequence ATGCCTACTATACAACAATTAGTAAGAAAGGGAAGAGAAGCGCTAACATCAAAGTCGAAATCCCCAGCCCTTGACTCATGCCCACAGAGACGTGGCGTGTGCACACGCGTTTACACAACCACACCTAAGAAACCTAACTCCGCTATGCGGAAGGTGGCTCGTGTGCGTTTGACAAACGGCAAAGAAGTCAATGCCTATATCCCGGGTGAAGGCCACAACCTACAGGAACACTCCATTGTGTTAATCAGAGGTGGTCGTGTGAAAGACTTACCAGGTGTAAGATATCACATTATCCGTGGAGCTTTGGATACAGCTGGTGTAAATGGCCGTCTGCAGTCCCGTTCTAAATACGGAGCAAAACGTCCTAAACCAGGTCAACCAGCAGCAGCTGCAGGAAAAGGCGGTAAGAAAAAATAA